The Henckelia pumila isolate YLH828 unplaced genomic scaffold, ASM3356847v2 CTG_461:::fragment_3, whole genome shotgun sequence genome window below encodes:
- the LOC140871698 gene encoding glutamate-1-semialdehyde 2,1-aminomutase, chloroplastic-like: protein MAAAFAGVCLSCPSKLSQTSVPRRPKRSSSIIRVNVLSSSSIVEESKKTFTLKKSEEAFNAAKELMPGGVNSPVRAFKSVGGQPIVIDSVKGSRMWDIDGNEYIDYVGSWGPAIIGHADDEVLAALGETMKKGTSFGAPCLLENVLAEMVISAVPSIEMVRFVNSGTEACMGVLRLARAFTGREKIIKFEGCYHGHADPFLVKAGSGVATLGLPDSPGVPKGATSETLTSPYNSISTVEKLFESNKGEIAAVILEPVVGNAGFIPPTLDFLNTLRKITKDNGTLLIFDEVMTGFRISYGGAQEYFGITPDLTTLGKIIGGGLPVGAYGGRREIMEMVAPAGPMYQAGTLSGNPLAMTAGIHTLKRLKEPGTYEYLNKITGELIQGILDAGKKAGHAICGGYINGMFGFFFTEGLIYNFDDAKKSDTAKFAKFYRGMLEQGVYLAPSQFEAGFTSLAHTPEDIQQTIEAAEKVFRTL, encoded by the exons ATGGCGGCTGCATTTGCAGGTGTATGTTTATCATGTCCCTCAAAATTGAGTCAAACCTCTGTTCCCCGCCGCCCTAAGCGATCTTCTTCGATCATCCGAGTCAATGTGCTCTCATCATCTTCCATCGTCGAGGAAAGCAAGAAAACTTTCACTCTCAAGAAATCGGAGGAGGCTTTCAACGCCGCCAAG GAGCTGATGCCTGGAGGTGTGAATTCCCCTGTACGTGCTTTCAAATCAGTTGGCGGCCAGCCTATTGTGATTGACTCTGTCAAGGGGTCTCGCATGTGGGATATAGATGGCAACGAGTACATTGACTATGTTGGATCTTGGGGGCCAGCCATCATTGGGCATGCCGATGATGAG GTACTGGCTGCCTTGGGTGAAACGATGAAAAAAGGAACCAGCTTTGGTGCTCCATGTCTCCTAGAAAATGTGCTGGCGGAAATGGTAATCTCTGCCGTTCCAAGCATAGAAATGGTTCGGTTTGTCAACTCCGGCACAGAAGCATGCATGGGTGTACTGCGATTGGCACGTGCATTCACAGGCCGAGAAAAGATAATCAAGTTTGAGGGTTGCTACCATGGCCACGCTGACCCATTCCTCGTTAAGGCAGGAAGTGGGGTTGCTACCTTGGGACTCCCTGATTCCCCCGGTGTTCCCAAGGGAGCTACGTCTGAGACATTAACATCTCCTTACAATAGCATCTCCACAGTTGAAAAACTTTTTGAATCAAACAAAGGAGAAATAGCAGCTGTGATCCTTGAACCTGTTGTAGGAAATGCTGGCTTTATTCCACCAACACTTGATTTTCTGAACACTTTGCGCAAGATCACTAAAGATAACGGAACTCTTCTCATTTTCGATGAAGTTATGACCGGTTTCCGTATATCCTATGGTGGCGCTCAGGAATATTTTGGCATAACTCCCGATTTGACCACACTGGGAAAGATTATAGGTGGTGGCCTGCCAGTCGGTGCCTATGGAGGGAGACGAGAGATCATGGAGATGGTTGCCCCAGCAGGGCCAATGTATCAGGCTGGAACACTGAGTGGGAACCCATTAGCAATGACTGCTGGAATCCACACACTTAAACGTCTCAAAGAACCAGGCACGTATGAATATTTGAACAAGATCACGGGTGAACTGATTCAAGGGATCCTGGATGCCGGAAAGAAGGCCGGTCATGCAATCTGTGGTGGGTATATAAATGGGATGTTCGGTTTCTTTTTCACAGAAGGCCTGATTTATAACTTCGATGATGCAAAGAAGAGTGATACTGCAAAATTCGCCAAGTTTTACAGAGGAATGCTGGAGCAAGGTGTCTACTTGGCGCCTTCTCAGTTTGAGGCCGGTTTTACCAGCTTGGCGCATACTCCCGAGGATATTCAGCAAACCATAGAGGCCGCGGAGAAGGTTTTCCGGACTttgtaa